A genomic stretch from Chitinophaga agri includes:
- a CDS encoding DUF4302 domain-containing protein — protein MRRNISLYLLLIIAVLASCKKEYDDVFDESPDDRINETLAAYNKTLISAPYGWKALVYPSALPNTAFGFYFKFDSTNRVEMFSDFDSLSAVTPKKSSFRLKSLQQPCLLFDTYSYIHVLCDPDASKNGGYYGKGLYADFEFSIDGVHGDTINLTGRLNGSKAIFVKATSQEAQDYYDKKRNWDFNQFSRFLTYFKLLTVGGNKYDINVDRLTREIRLTWISNNGVKTFATNYYYDPTGITFTTPFRDGALSIDGFYDVKWDVSLQRLTMKAGDNTAAITSAIRPQVLDRQAGQRWYNAAASTGSYWASLYGFHVDGVDDAYGVTKLDGYNFMFYYPLFRDGLDFSGILPDGLAYGPAFKPVFNTNGAVVFQDTQSGWGDIPENSLPAIRQILAKYLEREGFYFVQTGANTYDMVNARDARSWITWEK, from the coding sequence ATGAGAAGAAATATATCGTTATATCTTTTACTGATCATTGCCGTACTGGCTTCCTGTAAGAAGGAGTACGATGATGTATTCGATGAATCACCAGATGACAGGATCAACGAAACGCTGGCTGCTTATAACAAAACACTGATCAGCGCACCTTACGGATGGAAGGCCCTGGTGTATCCTTCTGCTTTACCCAATACGGCTTTTGGCTTTTACTTCAAATTTGACAGCACCAACAGAGTAGAAATGTTTTCAGATTTTGACTCTTTGTCTGCCGTTACCCCCAAGAAAAGCAGCTTCCGCTTAAAATCATTACAACAGCCCTGCCTGTTGTTTGATACCTATTCCTATATCCACGTGCTGTGTGACCCGGATGCCAGCAAGAATGGTGGCTACTATGGAAAGGGATTATACGCTGACTTTGAATTTTCTATAGATGGTGTCCACGGCGATACTATTAACCTTACAGGACGGCTGAATGGCAGTAAAGCCATCTTCGTCAAAGCTACCTCGCAGGAGGCACAGGATTATTACGATAAAAAACGGAACTGGGACTTCAATCAATTTTCCCGGTTCCTTACTTATTTCAAACTGTTGACGGTGGGTGGTAATAAATACGACATCAACGTTGACAGGTTAACCCGTGAGATCAGGCTTACCTGGATTTCTAATAATGGTGTGAAGACTTTTGCAACAAACTATTATTACGATCCTACCGGCATTACGTTTACTACACCTTTCAGAGATGGCGCCTTATCTATTGACGGTTTCTATGATGTGAAGTGGGATGTTTCTCTGCAAAGGCTGACCATGAAAGCCGGCGACAATACGGCGGCTATAACCAGTGCTATCAGACCCCAGGTACTGGATAGACAGGCAGGACAACGCTGGTATAACGCGGCAGCTTCTACGGGTTCTTACTGGGCCTCTCTGTATGGTTTCCATGTAGATGGTGTAGATGATGCGTATGGTGTGACCAAACTGGATGGATATAACTTCATGTTTTACTACCCCTTATTCAGAGACGGCTTAGACTTTTCAGGTATTCTGCCGGATGGACTGGCATATGGCCCTGCATTTAAGCCGGTATTCAATACAAACGGCGCTGTCGTTTTCCAGGATACGCAGTCAGGATGGGGAGATATTCCTGAAAATTCACTTCCAGCCATAAGACAGATCCTTGCGAAATATCTGGAAAGGGAAGGCTTTTATTTCGTGCAGACAGGCGCTAATACCTATGATATGGTCAATGCGAGAGACGCCAGGAGTTGGATCACCTGGGAAAAGTAA